Part of the Phocoena phocoena chromosome 8, mPhoPho1.1, whole genome shotgun sequence genome, cctgcccctctaTCACTGAGAGTGCTCTGGGTTAAagtgagaagggagaagggcggtggggaagaggaaaagaacaaaaggaggaggaagggaaggaggaattcAAGCCCCCCCAAATGGTGCTTGGAATCCCTCCCTGGTCCTGGCATgtaataaatgattttttccttcttatagGAACAGATGGGGCTCATGGATTATGGCTCTTATTCTCAAAAAAgtgtgctgaattttttttttcttaaaagactaGCTGCCTCCTAgctaaaggaggaagaaaaacccTTGCAATCTCCCCTGCTTAAAGCTCCTTGTTTAGAAACCTCCTATGCCTATTCCTAGAGACAGACCCTAGAGGAACTTGTGTGAGCAAAAGGCGAAACCATTATAACAGTAACATTCATTGCatgcctactatgttccaggcgttgttctaagtgctttgcacatattagttaatttaatcctcacaacaactttacAAAATAGGTACCATTATTACTCCCACTTTACAGTTATGGAAGTTAAGGTatgaagaggttaaataacttcccCAGAGTAACACAGCTAGAAATGATAGACCCAGGATACACACCCAGGTGAACTGGCTCTGGGGTCTGAACCCTTTATGCTATTCTGCcttgcaagggaagctgggaatgGAATTTATCTGCGGCCCACAATTTCCACTCTTGGAAAAGTAACCAAGGGGTCACAGTTCTTGGCATCCTGCTGGGACAGTCATCTGGGACTCGCTGCCACGCTCAGCCTGGGCTGTTAGCGGAGGCCCTCTGCCTTCTGCTCCCCCATCTCTTACTCCCCCGTGACAGGCAGCTGAAGAGCCTGGTCTCAGATGCAAGATGGGTAACACCTGGACTGCTTGGCACAGCATTGCACTATATGGGGACTAAGAACTAGTCTGTCTTCTGATGTCCCCACACATCTACCTCACTGTGACCCAAAGAATCAAACTGCCTTCTGTCCAAAGCTCTCCAGCAAGGACACTTTCAATGGATTCCCAAGATGGGCTGGGGCCTGGTTTTCCCCCTTCCTCTACCAGCTGCAAGCACACCTCAGACACTACTGTGGAGTTTAACTCCTGCAGAGCCCTCCTCTAAAGGTCCCCTTGGCTGAAGAGCCTTGGAGATTAGGCAGGGctaaaagaaaaatgctgaagAAGTTGTACAgtccttcccctccctgccttgTCCCTCTGCCCTTTCCTCTCTCCGCTCTAACCTTCTAAGGTGGAAGACTCCCTTTGCCATGGCTGGTTCTGCCAGTGCTGGGTCTGTGTGGCATACTAGCAGCCATGGGCTGGTCACATTGTTCCACAGGAGGAAAACTGAGATCTGGGAGGAGGGAACAAGAAATGGAGGAGTAGtgagcgggggtggggcgggagtgTGTGGAGATGAGGACAAGGAGCAGAGAggaccaaatgaatgaatggaacacAGCACATCCCCCAGAGATCTCATATTCATCCCTCAAAACCCAGCTCAAATGGCCCTTCCCAGAAGCTCTCACTTACCCCTCCCATCTTCTCTTACTCCCTTTATTGGTGACTCCAAAGTATGCAGCATACTCCTCAGTTACAGTACATGTCATACTATATTTTTGTGAGCAGCTTAACTCTCTCCCCAACTCTCCATGGCTTCTTGAGACCTTCCGGAGAACCAGGCTCAGGCTTGTCTCTCTCTGTACCCACAGGGCCTGGTTCAGAAAAAGGGCTtaataaatagttgctggtgAAGTTTTGGGGTCGGGGAGGGGGTCTCACTCTATGCCCAGCTGAGCTAAGCTCTAATTCTCTGCATGGTTTGGGGCTGGTGGAGCTTTTGATGCCCCAGCCACAGTGGCAAACACAATGGTTGCCCAGACCCCACGTGTCCTGCCCCAGTGGACTCAGCGACCCTGTCGCTGCCACTTAGCTGTGAGTTTCTGTAGCAGCTCATGTGGCCGCCGGCGGAACTTCTTCTGGGTAAAGTAGAAGAGGATGGGGTCCAGCACACTGTTGGCACTGGCGAAGGGCCGTGTGCCCTTGTAGGCAGCCGCGAAGGCCTCCAGCACAGGGCAGGGGAGGCCGGGCGTAGAGCGCACCGCCAGGTAGGCTGTTTTGGTGATGTGGAAAGGCAGGAAGCTGATGGCAAAGGCAGCTGCCACCACCACAGCCATGCGGGCTGCCTTGCTACGCCGCTCCTGGGCCACAGGCCCTGCTGGGCCGTCCTGGCGGCACAGACGACGGGCCAGGCAGCAGTAGCAGGCCAGCAGGGCAACAAAGGGCAGCAGGAAGCCAATGACTGTGAGGGCCATGCCATAGGGCATGTAGTGggtggccagggcaggtgggctCAGGTCATAGCAGACCGTGCGGTTACGCTGGATGCCTGTGGCTGCAAAGAGGGCTGTGGGCAGGCACTGGGTCGTCACGGCCAGCCATACAGCCCCACACACTAGCCAGGCAGCCCGGCGGCCCCCACGCTTGTGCCAGGGGGCCAGAGGGTGGCAGATGCCTAGGTAACGCTGGAAGCTGATGCAGGTAAGAAAGAGGATGCTGCCGTGTAGGTTGGCGTAGAAGAGGAAGCGGACCAGGCGGCAGGCGAGGTCTCCGAAGGGCCAGTGGTCACCTTGGGCATAGTTGTAGATGagcaggggcagggagcaggCATACAGCAGGTCCGCCAGGGCCAAGTTCAGGGTGTACACGGCCGTGCGGGTCAGGGCCCGGCGGGATGTGCAAATCTGGGCAATGACGCAGGCGTTCAGTGGCAGGCCGGCTGCCAGCACCACCGAGTACACGGGCGGCAGCAGTAGCCGCTTGAAGTTCTCTTGGTAGACGCAGGTGGTGGGCGGcaagcccagggcctggcctgtGTCATTGTCCCATTCCATGGCTGTTCAACTGGACTTCCTACATTCAGAGATGCTGGGGAAGCAACATACAATCTGTCAGCGGCCACACTCATTGACCACCCAGTAGGCCcctgtccctctctgggccttgatcTCCCCACGTGAACCATCTCTGATACTCACCACCCCACGGAAGCCCTCCACAGCCCTCACTTTAAGGAAACCTGGAATACGATAAAGCTCAAGCTTGGGAGAAATCCAATCCACTTTCTTGCTATAATATTCACTTCCTACCAACCTTCTTGGTGAatttctattcatccttcaaaaccctaGTCAAATGTCTCCTCTGTAAGTGAAGACTGACAGACTTtggtttgaatcccaactctgctacttactagctgtgtgaacttgagcgAGTGATATGATGTACCttatctgagtctcagttttcccatctgaaaaatgggggatTGATGTAGCCGCCTGTCAGGATGCCATGAGGTTGGAGGCACTAAATCATgctatgcagggcttccctgggctcCCTGGAGTTTGGAGATTGTGGTCATGGTGGGCCTGCTTGTCTATCTCTTCCCCACAGACTGTGAAGCTCCTGAGGAGAAGTGCCAGGTCTGGTGCCTCTCTGTGTCTGAGAGCCCAAAATTGGGGCCTAGGGCAGGGAAGGCCCTGGTAATTAATTAATCAGCATGAGTAGAATGTCCACACTTCTGAGCTAAGGACAGTGCCCACCTCCTCAGCCTGGACTCCACCTTCCAAAGCCATGGTCATTCTTTTGGCTGCAGTCTTCCTATCTGTAGAATGGGGGAAGGAGGTGATTTAGGAGTTCCCTAAATCCTTCCACGGGACTTTTGGCTACAAAGGCGTGTCTGGCTGAGCCACTAGGGCCACAGCGCCCCCTGGTGGCAAGAGTGAAAACCACTTCCCCCGAAGGCAAATGGCAGAGGGACCAACCGACTCCACAGCTACTTTACAGAGAGGGAAATCCAGGCACAGTGAGGGGCACTGACCGCTCAATCTTAGTGAGTTAGAAGCAGAGCCAGAACCAGAACCCAACTGACTAAGAGGAGGCAACTTAGTGTGACCCATGGACATGAAGTATAGAGGTTATAAATCTAGCTTCAGAGCTAGGTAGGCCAGGTTCAAATGCTGGCTCCCCTACTTCTATGCTGTTCTACAAGGGGGAGGTTGCTTGCCTTTTCTGGGCCTGTGTCCTTATCAGTAAAACTGTCATAGACCTGATAttcagtaggtgcttaataaatgccaTGCCATGCCATTGTATCCTACACCTTATCTGTCCACTCATCCCTTCAAGCTAGGTTTTGGGGGAGCCAGGAGCACAAATGCCTCAAGAGTTTCCCTGGTGGGATCAGTCTGACTTATTGATACTCACCTCCCAACTGGCATTTCCATATTTACTGGTGTCCAGAGAGAATTCACAACTTAAATCCAATGGTCCTGGAAGCCTTTGGGATAGTGAGTCAAATCACCCCctctccctattttacagatgggaaaaactgaggcccagaaaaaaaCATGAAGTCCTGCAAATGCACTCAGAAGGTGACAGAGGGTTGAAGCTGAGTAATAAGGGCTCTGGTCTAGATGCCcatgttcaaatcccagctctgctacatGTAAGCTGTGCGGCCTTAGGCCCGTTACCGAACCCCTATGCTCGGCTTCCACACCTATAAAAGGGGATAATatagtacctgcctcatagggttgttgtgaggatcagtgcctagcacagggtaAGGTGAGCTattcgttttttctttttttaaattggagtatagttgatttacaatgttgtgttagtttcaggggtacagcaaagcgaatcagttgtacatatacatatatccactctttttttagattctattcccatataggccattacagagtattgagtagagttccctgtgctatacagtaggttcttattagttatctattttacatgtagtagtgtgtatatgtcaatcccaatctcccaatttattcctcccgtaccccttaccccctggtacaAGGTGAGCTATTCTTAATGTGAATATACCTGCTAAATAAAgttatgagatttttaaaagttaattagaGCAAAACATAACTCCTCAAACTAATTTCTCCCAACTTAAGATTTGATTTTGATGAAAATAGTTTACCCAGATTCGGGGCAACTGCAAAATGATGATGTTTGGCTTCTCTAGTCTGTaacccacatgctacaacacCTTTAATTATCAAAGATTCTTCCCGGGGCTACAGTCCATGTGCTAGGAGTGCTGGGCACCCAGCTAAGCAGTTAAGCATGAGGTAGAGGCCAGAGGAGGAGGCACAGCAGTCCTCCCATTGTCACCAAGAAGCCAAGATTAGTATAGGCAAGAGGAAGTTCATtcatctcttcatttgtttgttccagccattctttcattcatgcattcattctttgttttcacaCGCCAAACATTTAATGGGTACTCACTACTTGCTCATTGCATGTGGCATAGTGTACAGATGTAGATgtagatagatacatatacagatatatgcatacacatacacatattcatatacatatacatatgctagTCTGAGGGGGGAGACCAGTGTGAGCCACGGGATGGAAGAAACTTTTCAGAGGAGGATGAAAGATGGAGCAAGTCCCTGGTGGTTGAGGAAGATTTCCATGGATGGAGAGGGGTGTGAGGCCCCCGGGGGGGGGGCCCAGGTGAGGAGGAAGAGGGCGCAGGCAGGGCCTGAGAGGAGAGCAGCGTGCTAGGACAGAAGGTTATGGTGAGGATGGAGAGCAGGTGGAAGGAACTGTGCTGCGCCCCGCCTCTTTGGGGAGGTCTGTCGCCCTTGGACACCACCCCGAGAGAGAGCCCTCTGCCTCAGGCGACTGCAGTATCCAGGTGTTTTCTGCCTCGCACTCCCTGGCGAGAGTGGCCCtctgggaaggaggcaggggctgCTCTAGGGGATCCAGGCAAGCCTTCAGGTCTGCTCCAGGAAAGGTCACACTGGCTGCCTGATCCACTCGCCTTCTGAGGACCTAGGAGTGGTGAGCTGTTCTCCCACTTCCCGGCAAGAGCTGCTCCCAGGGAGGGCTCGTGTCATCCCTGCCTCTGGGCAGCAGCTGACACTCCTTCGAGTTCTCACACCTGTCACTCACTCTTGGGCCCTGTGCCCTGGACCAGCTCAGACCCCAGCCTCTTCCTGGGCTCCAGCTGCTCTGCCTGCGGTGGAGGGCTTTCTAGCAGGTGGCTCTGACTACATCCCTCCCTGTATCCCTCTGCCCTTTGAAGAAAAGCTCAAACTCTTGTCCTGACAGTGAAGCTCCCTGCCGAGCCCTCCAGCCTCATCTGAAGTACCCCAGATGAAGTACTTCACTCTGCCCCTTCCTCGCTTGCTACACTGTTCTCAAGACACACGGCCATTCATGGCCAGAGATCCAGACTTCCTCTCGGGTTTCCCCATTTTTGCTGTTCCCATCACACAAAATGCCATTTAACCCATCTCTGTTTGTCAaaaccctaagtgtccatcaagctCCAGATCTAATCTTACTTCTGTCTTTTCTGATCCCCCAGTTGGGTGGAGTCCCTTTCTCTCTGCCCACCTCCCAAATATGTGGACCTCCTTTAGGTCAGCGCTGGACCCAGcctgcctgcccccctcccccacccaccctggcccaCGGCCCCCGAGATGTGCCAACACTTACATGCAGCCTCCTGTCCCTGAAGCGCCTTGGCGGCCCCAAGTGTGTTAGGTCAAGGGGAGACCAGACATGCCCTGAGCCCAGGCTGTAACACCTCTGACAGGGCAGCTTCCTCTATTTCCTGGCAGGGCTGTCTCCGATTGAAATAGCCCCTGCGGGGGCCTCCCCCCGCCGCATCACCCTCAACACCAAAGCCTAGCGGAAACTGAATCTAAGGAGCGAGGAGGCAGAGAAAAGATCTCCTTCCTGGAAACATCCCCACCCCAGCAGACGAAAGCGGGTGATGAAGAGGCAGACAGAGGTGGGGGAGGACCAGAGGCTGCTCCTCTAAGGCCAGCCCCACAGACCCAGCAGCTTCCTTTCTCCTCAGCCCTCTCTCAGTCTATCCATCTATCAGATGGGTAGTTTGGTGATTAAAGAACTGTTGGTCTCTCTTTAGCTATAATACCCA contains:
- the P2RY6 gene encoding P2Y purinoceptor 6 encodes the protein MEWDNDTGQALGLPPTTCVYQENFKRLLLPPVYSVVLAAGLPLNACVIAQICTSRRALTRTAVYTLNLALADLLYACSLPLLIYNYAQGDHWPFGDLACRLVRFLFYANLHGSILFLTCISFQRYLGICHPLAPWHKRGGRRAAWLVCGAVWLAVTTQCLPTALFAATGIQRNRTVCYDLSPPALATHYMPYGMALTVIGFLLPFVALLACYCCLARRLCRQDGPAGPVAQERRSKAARMAVVVAAAFAISFLPFHITKTAYLAVRSTPGLPCPVLEAFAAAYKGTRPFASANSVLDPILFYFTQKKFRRRPHELLQKLTAKWQRQGR